The Prevotella melaninogenica ATCC 25845 genome includes a window with the following:
- the rplI gene encoding 50S ribosomal protein L9 — protein MEIILKEDIIGLGYKNDIVNVKNGYGRNYLIPTGKGIIASPSAKKQLAENLKQQASKLAALKAEAEKKAAQLDGVELVIATKVSATGVTYGSVNAATVVEELAKRGIEIDRKIVTMRDMKKVGTSEATVHFHKEVEVKIPVTVVAENQPAPAVEEAPVEQPAEAPVAEEETPAAE, from the coding sequence ATGGAAATTATTTTGAAAGAAGATATTATCGGTCTTGGATACAAGAACGATATCGTTAATGTGAAGAACGGCTATGGCCGTAACTATCTCATCCCAACTGGTAAGGGTATCATCGCTTCTCCATCTGCAAAGAAGCAGTTGGCAGAGAACTTGAAGCAGCAGGCTTCTAAGCTCGCAGCTCTTAAGGCTGAGGCAGAGAAGAAGGCAGCTCAGTTGGATGGTGTAGAGCTTGTTATTGCAACTAAGGTATCTGCTACTGGCGTAACTTACGGTTCAGTAAACGCAGCTACTGTTGTTGAGGAACTTGCTAAGCGTGGTATTGAAATCGATCGTAAGATTGTTACAATGCGCGATATGAAGAAGGTTGGCACATCTGAGGCTACTGTACACTTCCACAAGGAGGTTGAGGTTAAGATTCCTGTAACTGTTGTTGCAGAGAACCAGCCAGCACCTGCTGTTGAGGAGGCTCCAGTAGAGCAGCCAGCAGAGGCACCTGTAGCTGAGGAGGAGACTCCTGCAGCTGAGTAA
- a CDS encoding Gfo/Idh/MocA family protein codes for MSIRKSIAAAFILGSLLLPSSVSAQFNWPYKVTNGKAVTEVPVRAAGQESALNMTTPKLKVVRVAFVGLGMRGHDAVERWTHIPGIQVMALCDYERDRAERCQEYLRKASMPAADIYSGEDGYKELCKRKDIDLVYIAPDWKHHFLVAYEAMNNGKHVAVEVPAAMNLTEIWKLIDISEKKRLHCMMLENCCYDFFELNSLNMAQKDVFGEILYVQGAYRHELSKFWDAYWKKDAQDKLGWRLDYNQKFRGDVYATHGLGPIAQVLNIHRGDKMNTLVAMDTKSVNGKKQVEKMTGEPCKDFRNGDQTTTLISTENGKVIEIHHNVMTPQPYNRMYQLTGTKGFANKYPFEGFALSAEEMKKSGVTPSSDNLSGHSYLSQVDTKALIEKYESPIVAKYEKQAKEVGGHGGMDFIMDSRLVYCLQNGLPLDIDVYDLAEWCCLAELGSISMDNGNIPVEVPDFTRGEWNKVKGFHHAYASPTDEAQAAADAMDFTTKLKEKGKKYWEKVDKATKKK; via the coding sequence ATGAGTATCAGAAAATCAATAGCTGCTGCGTTTATTCTTGGTAGCTTACTCTTACCATCAAGCGTATCGGCTCAATTCAATTGGCCATACAAGGTGACCAATGGAAAAGCTGTAACAGAAGTTCCAGTACGTGCAGCTGGACAGGAAAGTGCATTGAACATGACGACACCTAAGTTAAAGGTTGTTCGCGTAGCTTTTGTTGGTTTAGGAATGCGCGGTCATGATGCTGTAGAGCGTTGGACACACATCCCTGGCATCCAAGTAATGGCTCTCTGCGATTATGAGCGTGACAGAGCTGAGAGATGTCAAGAATATCTGCGTAAAGCAAGTATGCCTGCAGCCGACATTTACTCTGGCGAAGATGGCTACAAGGAGCTTTGCAAGCGTAAGGATATTGACCTTGTGTATATTGCTCCAGACTGGAAGCACCACTTCCTTGTTGCCTACGAGGCTATGAATAATGGTAAGCACGTTGCTGTAGAAGTACCTGCTGCCATGAACCTTACAGAAATTTGGAAACTCATCGATATATCTGAGAAGAAGCGTCTGCACTGTATGATGCTTGAGAACTGCTGCTATGACTTCTTTGAGTTGAACTCACTAAACATGGCACAGAAAGATGTCTTCGGTGAGATTCTTTATGTTCAGGGTGCCTATCGTCATGAACTATCTAAATTCTGGGACGCATATTGGAAGAAGGATGCACAAGACAAGTTAGGTTGGAGATTAGATTACAACCAGAAGTTCCGTGGTGATGTCTACGCTACTCATGGCTTAGGTCCTATCGCACAGGTTCTGAATATCCACAGAGGTGACAAGATGAATACGCTTGTTGCAATGGATACAAAGTCTGTTAACGGTAAGAAACAGGTTGAAAAGATGACTGGTGAGCCTTGTAAAGATTTCCGTAATGGTGACCAAACAACCACCCTTATCAGCACTGAAAACGGAAAAGTTATTGAGATTCATCATAATGTAATGACCCCACAGCCATACAATCGTATGTATCAGCTTACTGGAACAAAGGGTTTTGCCAATAAGTATCCTTTTGAAGGCTTTGCTCTTTCTGCTGAGGAAATGAAGAAATCAGGTGTTACTCCGTCATCTGACAACCTTTCAGGTCACTCTTATCTTTCACAGGTTGACACCAAAGCATTGATAGAGAAGTATGAGAGTCCTATCGTTGCTAAATATGAGAAGCAGGCAAAAGAAGTTGGTGGACATGGTGGTATGGACTTCATCATGGATTCACGTTTGGTTTACTGCTTGCAGAATGGTCTTCCTTTGGACATTGACGTTTATGACTTGGCTGAATGGTGCTGCTTAGCTGAGTTAGGTTCTATCTCTATGGACAATGGCAACATTCCTGTAGAGGTGCCTGATTTCACACGCGGAGAGTGGAATAAGGTTAAGGGATTCCACCACGCTTACGCATCTCCTACTGATGAAGCACAGGCTGCGGCAGACGCAATGGACTTCACAACTAAGTTGAAGGAAAAAGGTAAGAAATACTGGGAGAAGGTCGACAAGGCTACAAAGAAGAAATAA
- a CDS encoding AAA family ATPase, with the protein MKRIVLTGGPCAGKTTALVKIIEHFSSLGYKVFIIPEVPTLFSQAGMDYLTDNAAFFYEGEKATLEVQLALEDKFTRMAETIDKPTIIVCDRGTMDISAYMKPEMWKEITAGVGTTSEELRARYDAVLHLVSAADGAEQFYTTATNAERTEGLELARELDKKVIQAWSEHPHLRVINNHENFDTKINRVIQDISNVLEIPQQIVEERKYIVRLTGEIPDAIESEITQTYLTSEPRSEVRLRRRTLNGVSVNVRTTKKTLPNNEQVVTERQIDNNLYESLMRQADPYRQSIHKIRKTFIWRGQFFELDTYLAPTSNLQILETKGIVDHEDVNFPPFIEVLEDITGNTEYYNYNLALKK; encoded by the coding sequence ATGAAACGAATTGTACTTACCGGCGGACCTTGTGCCGGAAAAACGACAGCACTTGTCAAGATCATTGAGCATTTCTCAAGTCTTGGCTATAAGGTGTTTATCATTCCAGAAGTTCCAACGCTCTTCTCTCAGGCGGGTATGGATTATCTTACAGATAATGCTGCGTTCTTCTATGAAGGAGAGAAGGCAACATTGGAGGTTCAGCTTGCTTTGGAAGATAAGTTTACGCGTATGGCTGAGACCATTGATAAACCTACGATTATAGTATGTGATCGTGGTACAATGGATATCTCTGCTTATATGAAGCCAGAGATGTGGAAAGAGATTACAGCTGGTGTAGGAACAACTTCCGAGGAACTTCGTGCTCGTTATGATGCAGTTCTTCACCTTGTGAGTGCTGCGGATGGAGCAGAACAGTTCTATACCACTGCTACTAATGCTGAACGTACAGAAGGGCTTGAGCTTGCACGCGAACTTGATAAGAAGGTTATTCAGGCTTGGTCAGAGCATCCTCATTTGCGTGTTATCAATAATCACGAGAACTTCGACACAAAGATTAATCGTGTTATACAGGATATTTCTAATGTCTTGGAGATTCCACAGCAGATTGTCGAGGAGCGTAAATACATTGTTCGATTGACAGGTGAGATTCCTGATGCTATCGAAAGTGAGATTACACAGACCTATCTAACCTCAGAACCTCGCAGTGAGGTGCGTCTACGTCGTCGTACTCTGAATGGTGTTTCGGTTAATGTTCGTACAACAAAGAAGACTTTACCGAATAATGAACAGGTTGTTACTGAGCGACAGATAGATAATAATCTATATGAATCATTGATGCGTCAGGCAGATCCTTATCGTCAGTCTATCCACAAGATTCGCAAGACCTTTATCTGGCGTGGTCAGTTCTTTGAACTTGACACTTACCTTGCTCCAACCTCTAATCTTCAAATTTTGGAGACAAAGGGAATCGTTGACCATGAAGATGTGAACTTCCCTCCATTTATTGAAGTACTTGAGGACATCACTGGTAATACGGAATATTATAACTACAATTTAGCTTTGAAGAAATAA
- the rpsR gene encoding 30S ribosomal protein S18 produces MAEQKSEIRYLTAPSIDTKKKKYCRFKKSGIKYIDYKDGEFLKKFLNEQGKILPRRITGTSLKYQRRVAQAVKRARQIALLPYVTDLMK; encoded by the coding sequence ATGGCAGAGCAGAAATCAGAAATCCGTTATTTGACCGCTCCTTCTATCGATACAAAGAAGAAGAAGTATTGCCGTTTCAAGAAGAGCGGTATTAAGTACATCGATTATAAGGATGGCGAGTTCTTGAAGAAGTTCCTCAATGAGCAGGGTAAGATTCTTCCTCGTCGTATTACAGGTACTTCTTTGAAGTATCAGCGTCGTGTGGCTCAAGCTGTTAAGCGTGCACGCCAGATTGCGCTCCTTCCATACGTAACCGATTTGATGAAGTAA
- a CDS encoding lipoprotein: MKRTFYFIMSLFILAVAISCKDSKPKSMMSETEEAEDSVATNDSTIYGTMVDGGMNSIVLLTDHGDTLEYLVNPNDTFEVVKGGKINGDRFAIIGYKEYGDNFMRSAINLTSLLGNWSSLDRNFEIKEGGSVTSSLQSEKNPWTAWKIWNGKLILSKDTFDVESLGADTLSLENKSGLFVFTRGK, from the coding sequence ATGAAAAGAACCTTTTATTTTATCATGTCTTTGTTTATTCTTGCAGTAGCAATCTCTTGTAAGGATAGCAAACCTAAGTCTATGATGTCTGAAACTGAAGAGGCTGAAGACTCTGTTGCCACAAACGATAGTACTATCTATGGTACGATGGTGGATGGTGGTATGAACTCTATTGTTCTGCTTACCGATCATGGTGATACACTTGAATATCTTGTAAACCCAAATGATACATTTGAAGTTGTTAAAGGTGGAAAGATTAATGGTGACCGATTTGCCATTATCGGTTATAAAGAGTATGGTGACAACTTTATGCGTTCAGCGATTAATCTTACCTCTTTGTTAGGTAACTGGAGTAGTCTTGATCGCAACTTTGAGATAAAAGAAGGAGGAAGCGTTACTTCAAGCTTGCAGTCTGAGAAGAATCCATGGACAGCATGGAAAATATGGAATGGTAAGCTGATTCTGTCAAAAGACACCTTTGACGTAGAAAGCCTTGGCGCAGACACATTGTCATTAGAGAATAAATCGGGACTTTTTGTCTTTACAAGGGGGAAGTAA
- the rpsF gene encoding 30S ribosomal protein S6: MNQYETVFILTPVLSDEQMKETVAKFKKLLTDNGAEILNEEAWGLKKLAYNIQKKSSGFYALLEFNAEPTVIDTLETGFRRDEKVIRYITVKQDKYSAAYAEKRRAKWAAKKEA; encoded by the coding sequence ATGAATCAATACGAAACCGTTTTCATTTTGACTCCCGTTTTGTCTGATGAACAGATGAAGGAAACGGTCGCTAAATTCAAGAAACTGCTCACCGACAATGGCGCTGAGATCTTGAACGAGGAGGCTTGGGGTTTGAAGAAGTTGGCTTACAACATTCAGAAGAAGTCATCTGGCTTCTACGCATTGTTAGAGTTCAACGCAGAACCAACAGTTATCGACACTCTCGAGACCGGCTTCCGTCGTGACGAGAAGGTTATTCGTTACATCACCGTTAAGCAGGACAAGTATTCTGCAGCTTATGCTGAGAAGCGTCGTGCTAAATGGGCAGCTAAAAAGGAGGCTTAA
- the nspC gene encoding carboxynorspermidine decarboxylase, translated as MKINPLTYAELSRPMYVLEEARLRENLNLIAHVAKEADVEIILAFKAYALWRTFPIFREYIKATTASSLFEARLGFEEFGAPTHTFSPGYTDYEIDDIARCSSHLVFNSLTQYERFHVRAKIENEKLSFGLRVNPEYSEVETLIYNPCAPGTRFGISSDKLPETLPEDIDGFHIHCHCESGSDVFERTLVHIEEKFAKWFPQLKWINFGGGHLMTRKDYDVKRLIHVLRGFRKRYPWLKVILEPGSAFAWQTGPLVVQVVDIVEDHGIKTAILNASFTCHMPDCLEMPYHPTIRNAKLVDEDGSAKGEYTYRLGANSCLSGDWMGSWDFGHTLEVGENIIFEDMLHYTTVKTNMFNGISHPAIALLHTDNELEMLREYTYEDYRDRMD; from the coding sequence ATGAAAATAAATCCATTAACATACGCCGAACTCTCTCGCCCAATGTATGTGCTGGAAGAGGCAAGGCTCAGAGAAAATCTAAACCTCATTGCTCACGTGGCAAAAGAGGCTGATGTTGAGATTATTCTCGCATTCAAAGCATACGCTTTATGGCGTACGTTTCCTATTTTTCGTGAGTATATCAAGGCTACAACAGCCTCCTCTCTCTTTGAAGCTCGACTTGGCTTTGAGGAATTTGGAGCACCCACACACACCTTCTCACCGGGCTATACGGATTACGAAATTGACGATATCGCTCGCTGTTCATCACATCTTGTTTTTAATTCATTGACACAATACGAGCGTTTTCACGTACGTGCCAAGATTGAAAATGAGAAGTTGAGTTTCGGTTTGCGTGTGAATCCTGAGTACTCAGAGGTGGAAACGCTCATTTATAACCCTTGTGCGCCTGGTACTCGCTTTGGAATATCATCCGATAAGCTACCAGAAACGCTGCCAGAGGACATTGATGGCTTTCATATCCACTGTCATTGTGAAAGTGGTAGCGATGTCTTCGAGCGTACCTTAGTACATATAGAAGAGAAGTTTGCCAAGTGGTTCCCTCAACTAAAGTGGATTAACTTTGGTGGTGGCCATCTCATGACACGCAAAGACTATGACGTTAAACGTCTGATACATGTCTTGCGAGGATTCCGCAAACGCTATCCGTGGCTTAAGGTTATCCTCGAACCAGGCAGTGCCTTTGCTTGGCAGACGGGTCCACTGGTAGTACAAGTTGTTGATATAGTAGAGGATCATGGCATAAAGACAGCTATCCTCAATGCAAGTTTTACCTGTCACATGCCCGATTGTCTTGAAATGCCTTACCACCCAACCATTCGTAATGCAAAACTTGTCGATGAAGATGGTTCTGCAAAAGGCGAATATACCTACCGATTGGGTGCCAACAGCTGTCTGAGTGGTGACTGGATGGGCTCGTGGGACTTTGGTCATACACTGGAAGTAGGCGAAAATATTATCTTTGAAGATATGCTCCACTACACGACTGTCAAGACAAATATGTTCAATGGTATCAGTCACCCAGCTATCGCCCTACTCCATACAGATAACGAACTCGAAATGCTTCGCGAATATACTTACGAGGATTATCGTGACAGAATGGACTAA
- a CDS encoding ribose-phosphate pyrophosphokinase: MSENNSFLVFSGTKTRYLAEKICASLGCPLGNLVMTRFSDGEFVVSYEQSIRGKDVFLVQSTFPNSDNLMELLLMIDAAKRASARHIIAVMPYFGWARQDRKDKPRVSIGAKLVADLLSVAGIDRLITMDLHADQIQGFFNVPVDHLYASGVLLPYVQGLHLKDLVIASPDVGGSKRANTYAKYLGCPLVLCNKTRARANVVDTIQIIGDVKDKNVIIVDDMVDTAGTITKAADVMKEAGAKSVRAIASHCVMSGPATERVEASALEEMVFTDSIPYTDRCSKVKQISVADMFAETIQRVLNNESISSQYLI; encoded by the coding sequence ATGAGTGAAAATAACTCTTTTTTGGTATTCTCTGGTACAAAGACGAGATACCTTGCTGAGAAAATCTGCGCCAGCCTTGGCTGTCCGCTTGGTAACTTGGTGATGACCCGCTTCTCTGACGGCGAATTTGTCGTTTCTTACGAGCAGAGTATTCGTGGTAAGGATGTCTTCCTTGTACAGAGCACTTTCCCAAACTCTGACAACCTTATGGAGCTGCTCTTGATGATTGATGCGGCTAAGCGTGCTTCAGCTCGTCACATTATCGCTGTTATGCCTTATTTTGGTTGGGCGCGTCAAGATCGTAAGGATAAGCCACGTGTCAGCATTGGTGCGAAATTAGTAGCCGACTTGTTGAGTGTTGCTGGTATCGACCGTCTGATTACAATGGACTTACATGCAGATCAGATTCAGGGCTTCTTCAATGTTCCTGTTGACCATCTCTATGCAAGCGGTGTTCTTCTTCCTTATGTTCAGGGCTTACATTTGAAGGATCTTGTTATAGCAAGTCCTGATGTAGGTGGCTCTAAGCGTGCTAATACTTACGCTAAGTATCTCGGTTGTCCACTGGTTCTTTGTAACAAGACTCGTGCACGTGCCAATGTCGTTGATACAATTCAGATTATTGGTGATGTGAAAGATAAGAACGTTATCATCGTTGATGATATGGTTGATACAGCTGGTACTATCACCAAGGCAGCTGACGTTATGAAGGAGGCAGGTGCTAAGAGTGTACGTGCTATTGCTTCTCATTGTGTGATGAGTGGTCCTGCTACTGAGCGTGTAGAGGCTTCTGCGTTGGAGGAGATGGTTTTCACAGACTCTATTCCATATACAGATCGTTGCTCAAAGGTAAAGCAGATT
- a CDS encoding ribonuclease Z, producing MEPFKVHILGCGSALPTLQHNASSQVVELREKLFMIDCGEGTQIQLRRSRIHFSKIIAVFISHLHGDHCFGLPGMISTFGMTGRTAPLHIYAPAAFEPILDQTLNFFCQGLEFEVVFHAVDTKQNKVVYEDRSLTVETIPLQHRIDCCGYLFREKPTLPHIRRDMIDFYHIPISQINNIKAGADWVTPEGDVIPNSKLTTPAAPARSYAYCSDTRYIKTLHNLVKDVSTLYHESTYAAQDADRARLYWHSTSQQAAQVARDAAAGKLLLGHYSARYGNEQQLLDEAKEIFPNTFLTQEGASFDI from the coding sequence ATGGAACCATTCAAAGTACATATTCTTGGTTGCGGTAGTGCGTTACCAACTTTGCAACATAATGCTTCTTCCCAAGTTGTTGAGCTTAGGGAGAAGCTTTTTATGATTGATTGCGGAGAAGGAACACAGATACAACTTCGTCGGTCGCGCATACATTTCTCAAAGATTATAGCTGTTTTTATTAGCCACTTGCATGGTGATCATTGCTTTGGCTTGCCTGGTATGATTTCAACCTTTGGTATGACAGGGCGTACGGCTCCGTTACATATCTACGCTCCCGCTGCTTTTGAACCTATTCTTGACCAGACACTGAACTTTTTTTGTCAGGGTTTAGAGTTTGAAGTAGTGTTTCATGCTGTTGATACAAAGCAGAATAAGGTGGTTTACGAGGATAGGAGTCTGACGGTTGAAACAATCCCTTTGCAGCATCGTATTGATTGTTGTGGTTATTTGTTCCGTGAGAAACCAACACTACCACATATCCGTCGTGATATGATAGACTTTTATCATATTCCTATCAGTCAGATTAATAATATAAAGGCTGGGGCTGATTGGGTAACGCCAGAGGGTGATGTGATTCCTAATAGTAAGCTAACAACCCCTGCTGCACCTGCTCGTAGCTATGCTTATTGCTCTGATACGCGATACATTAAAACACTCCATAATCTTGTAAAAGACGTAAGTACGCTTTATCATGAAAGTACTTACGCCGCGCAGGATGCTGATCGTGCTCGTCTTTATTGGCATAGTACGTCGCAGCAAGCAGCACAGGTGGCTCGGGATGCAGCTGCAGGGAAACTTCTTTTAGGGCATTACTCAGCCCGTTATGGTAATGAACAGCAGCTATTAGATGAGGCGAAAGAAATATTTCCTAATACTTTCCTGACACAAGAAGGTGCAAGTTTTGATATATAA
- a CDS encoding thiamine-phosphate pyrophosphorylase, with translation MKLVIMTKSTYFVEEDKILSMLFEEGLDSLHISKADTSPLYLERLLSLLPSEYHRKITIHQHFNMKNEFSLGGIHLDNSSIAVPRGYRGSLSRTCDDVMQLKAMKKQSDYVFLKNIHQPREQSEKEERVISDLELNEAYRQGILGRHVYAMGGVTIDDIPILRELDFGGVVVRNDLWDKFRIYNEQNFSSIINHFRKLRALC, from the coding sequence ATGAAACTGGTCATCATGACTAAGTCCACGTATTTTGTGGAAGAAGATAAGATTTTAAGTATGCTTTTCGAGGAAGGACTTGATAGTCTCCATATCTCGAAGGCAGATACTTCCCCACTTTATTTGGAGCGTCTTCTTTCACTTTTGCCTTCTGAATATCATCGTAAAATCACAATACATCAGCATTTTAATATGAAGAATGAGTTTTCTTTGGGTGGTATCCACTTGGATAACTCAAGTATTGCTGTGCCTCGTGGCTATCGTGGCTCTCTAAGTAGAACTTGTGATGATGTGATGCAGCTAAAGGCTATGAAGAAACAATCGGACTATGTCTTTCTAAAGAATATCCACCAACCTCGTGAACAATCGGAAAAAGAAGAGCGTGTTATCTCTGATCTTGAATTAAACGAGGCTTATAGGCAGGGCATTCTTGGGCGACATGTTTATGCAATGGGTGGTGTGACGATAGACGATATACCTATTCTTCGTGAGCTTGACTTTGGTGGAGTAGTGGTTCGGAACGACTTATGGGATAAGTTTCGTATTTATAATGAACAGAATTTTAGCTCTATCATTAATCACTTCCGTAAGCTGCGTGCCCTCTGTTAA
- a CDS encoding IS1182 family transposase produces MTKVHFRSYIHKKMILFPQRIDKDIAEDDPVRLLDALVDNLMLDNVYKLYKPSGRKPYHPQMMLKVILYAYMNNIYSCRRIESLLKRDIHFIYLAGYEQPDFITINRFRNRVKKEINNIFTQVVLVLAAKGLISLDVEYIDGTKIESKANKYTFVWKRTVEKNRAKLQEQIRTLLLQVDDVIAQDNAAKTEGVEFTAALLDEISEELNKSLESAPEPKTKEDKQAVRTKKKQLKELEKKRNKLQEYDQHLEIMGERNSYSKTDPDATFMHMKEDAMRNGQTKPGYNLQIATENQFITDFALYANRTDTLTLPSFLESFKSRYHRYTKTVVADSGYGSEENYLFMDVHNMEAYVKYNYFHKEQRPRYTPNPFSPASLYYNKEQDFYVCPMGQHMKRIGMKRSLTSNGFVTYSVRYQAERCDGCPLRGSCFKARGNRIIEVNHQLQHYKQKARELLTSEEGIKHRGRRCIEPEAVFGQTKYNKAYKRFRHFGKDKVNMDFAFFAIAFNIGKMCRKTNLKELKAVMELLLVTFRCCIQVYIGYLKPNKSFYMKLAA; encoded by the coding sequence ATGACAAAGGTACACTTTCGTTCTTACATACACAAGAAAATGATTCTTTTTCCTCAAAGAATCGATAAGGATATCGCAGAAGATGACCCTGTTCGTCTTTTAGACGCCTTGGTGGATAATCTTATGTTGGATAATGTCTACAAACTTTATAAGCCCAGTGGTCGCAAGCCTTATCATCCACAAATGATGCTCAAGGTGATTCTTTACGCCTATATGAATAATATCTATTCCTGCCGTCGTATAGAGTCTCTTCTCAAGCGTGACATTCATTTCATCTATCTTGCAGGATATGAGCAGCCTGATTTTATTACCATCAATCGTTTTCGTAATCGTGTGAAAAAGGAAATCAACAATATATTCACACAAGTCGTATTAGTACTTGCAGCCAAAGGTTTGATAAGTCTTGACGTTGAATATATTGACGGCACAAAAATAGAATCGAAAGCTAACAAGTATACCTTCGTTTGGAAGAGAACCGTGGAAAAGAACCGCGCCAAGTTGCAGGAACAAATACGCACACTTTTGCTTCAGGTTGATGATGTCATAGCGCAGGACAATGCCGCTAAAACAGAAGGTGTCGAGTTTACTGCAGCTCTGCTCGATGAGATATCCGAGGAATTGAACAAGTCTTTGGAATCAGCCCCTGAGCCTAAGACTAAAGAAGATAAGCAGGCTGTTAGAACCAAGAAAAAACAGCTTAAAGAACTTGAGAAGAAACGTAATAAACTCCAGGAGTATGACCAACACCTTGAGATTATGGGAGAGAGAAACTCCTACAGCAAGACCGACCCTGATGCCACGTTTATGCACATGAAGGAGGACGCTATGCGGAACGGACAGACTAAGCCTGGATATAATCTGCAGATAGCAACGGAGAACCAGTTCATCACCGACTTTGCACTCTATGCCAATCGTACCGATACACTCACACTACCTTCTTTCTTGGAGTCTTTCAAATCACGCTATCATCGTTATACCAAGACAGTCGTAGCCGATTCGGGGTATGGCTCCGAGGAGAACTATCTGTTCATGGACGTACATAATATGGAAGCCTATGTGAAGTATAACTACTTCCATAAAGAGCAGCGTCCACGCTACACACCTAACCCATTCAGTCCCGCAAGCCTTTATTATAATAAGGAACAGGATTTCTACGTCTGCCCTATGGGACAGCATATGAAGCGTATAGGTATGAAGCGTTCCCTAACCTCTAATGGATTCGTTACTTACAGCGTACGTTATCAGGCAGAACGCTGTGATGGTTGTCCCTTGAGAGGCTCATGTTTTAAGGCAAGAGGGAACAGAATTATAGAAGTAAACCACCAACTACAGCACTATAAACAAAAGGCACGGGAACTACTGACCTCGGAAGAAGGCATCAAGCATCGAGGACGAAGGTGCATAGAACCTGAAGCTGTTTTTGGACAAACAAAATATAATAAAGCCTACAAGAGGTTTAGGCATTTTGGGAAAGACAAGGTCAATATGGACTTTGCCTTCTTCGCTATTGCCTTTAACATAGGGAAAATGTGTAGAAAAACCAATCTCAAGGAACTAAAAGCCGTTATGGAGCTACTTTTAGTCACCTTCAGATGCTGTATACAAGTTTATATAGGTTATTTAAAGCCCAATAAATCATTTTATATGAAATTAGCAGCATAG
- a CDS encoding DnaJ domain-containing protein, with the protein MAFIDYYKILGVDRNIPQKDVRAAYRKRAKQFHPDLHPNDPKAKAKFQALSEAFEVIGDPDKRAKYDKYGEQWRNAEAYENAGGFGGFQGGQGGGNPFGGFDFSSFGNGGGGFSSFFQDLFGGGGRRRSSGFNTGRAHGQQPTGQMEANVGIDLYTALLGGEVVIQLSGGQKVKLKVKPLTQGGTKVRLRGKGYDRGDGTFGDLIITYNVKLPDHLTDRQKELIEQMRREG; encoded by the coding sequence ATGGCATTTATAGATTATTATAAGATTCTTGGTGTTGACCGCAACATCCCTCAAAAAGATGTGCGAGCAGCCTATAGAAAGAGAGCTAAGCAGTTTCATCCAGACTTACATCCAAACGACCCAAAGGCAAAAGCTAAATTCCAAGCATTGAGCGAGGCGTTTGAAGTTATCGGTGATCCTGACAAGCGCGCTAAATACGATAAATACGGAGAGCAGTGGCGTAATGCTGAAGCCTACGAAAATGCTGGTGGCTTTGGTGGATTCCAAGGTGGACAAGGTGGTGGAAACCCATTTGGTGGATTCGACTTTAGCAGTTTCGGTAATGGCGGAGGTGGTTTTAGCAGCTTCTTCCAAGACCTATTCGGAGGCGGTGGACGTCGCCGTTCATCTGGATTTAACACGGGTAGAGCACATGGACAACAGCCAACAGGACAGATGGAGGCTAATGTCGGCATAGATCTTTACACGGCTCTTTTAGGTGGTGAAGTCGTTATTCAACTCTCTGGTGGACAGAAAGTAAAACTGAAGGTTAAACCATTGACACAAGGTGGAACAAAGGTTCGCCTACGTGGTAAGGGTTATGACCGAGGCGATGGCACCTTCGGCGACCTTATTATCACCTACAATGTGAAACTTCCTGACCACCTCACTGACCGTCAGAAAGAGCTGATTGAGCAGATGAGACGCGAAGGATAA